The segment GCCCTACGCGGCCCGCAACGGCTCGTCGCTGCTCCCCACGCGGGCGGTGGGCCGCCTGCCCGACTGCGACGACCCCGACGCCTTCCTGCGCCTGATAGAGCACGCCGCAAAAGCCCATGCGGATTCGGAGCGCAACGCCACTGCAAAGGGGCTGAAAGCCCTCCGCCGAATCTGGCAGCGCGGAGACGACGCCCCCTCGCCGGAGGACAGTTTCGGATACACCGCCAGCGTATGGAAGGAAGCATCGCGGGCCGTCTTTGAGGTCATCGGCCAGACGCGGCACCTGCGCATGTCGCCGCCCATTTCGCGGCAGGAGTTCTCGGCCCTGGCCCAGAGCAAGCCCCGCCTCGCCTACTTCAACTTGCACGGCGTGGAGGGGGAACCGGCGTGGTACGGCCAGCGCGACCCCGATTTCGCCGCCGACTACCCGCTGTTCCCCGTCGCCCTGCTGCCGGATGACATCGCCAGCGCTTGGGCCGCAGGCGCCACCGTCCTCACCGAGGCCTGCTACGGCGCCGACGTGCTCGCCCGCACGCACCACGACTCCATCGCGCTGCGGTTCCTGCACGAGGGCGCGCGCGCCGTCGTAGGCTCCACGCGCCTGGCCTATGGATCGCTCACGCCGCCCCTGGCCGGCGCCGACCTGCTGGGGCGGCTGTTCTGGCTCGCCGTTACAAGCGGCATGCCCATCGGTCAGGCCCTCCAGTGGGCCAAACTCTCCTTCGCCAACGACCTGATGAACCGCCAGGGCTACCTGGACAGCGAAGACCAGAAGACGCTCCTGACCTTCAACCTGTTCGGCGACCCCACGCTAACCGTGGAGGGGCAGAAGCCCATCTGGGACAAACTGCCGCAGGCCGCGACCGTCCGCAAATCCCTGGCCGTCTGCTGCCAGCACAGCGCGCATCGTGTCGCCGCCGACGTCCCCGACGACCTGGTGCAGCAGGTGCAATCGCAGATCAGCCACCGCCTGCCCTGGCTTGCGCCCAAGCAGGTGCGCGTTACCCAGCAGGTGCTGTGCAACGGCCAGTGCACCGGCAGTTGCCATTCCGGCGCGGCATCCCACAGCGCGACGGCCATCGCCAACCGGTACGTATTCACCGTCAGCGGCGCGCCCGAAGGCGATGGCCTGCGCGGGCCACTCGTCGCGAAGATCACCGTGGATCACAAGGGCACCATTCTGAAGATGGCCGTGTCCAAATAGCAGGAGGAACCCGTGGACATCAAAGCATACTGGCGACCCAAAGGCGATACCGGCATCGGCTTTCACTACTACCCGAACGTCTTTCACTACAGCAAGGCCGACCTGGACCTGTGGCTGCCCGAACTGAAGGCGATGGGCGCGTCGTGGCTGGTGCTCCTGTCGGAACTGGAGAACCCCATCCCGTCGTTCTTCATCAAGGGCTTGATCCAGGCCGACATTGAGCCGCTCATTCGGGTTTACACGCCCACGGTCCGCCCCATAGACCAGAAGGCGCTCCGTTCGCTGCTGGACACCTATCGGGCGCTTGGCGTCCACTACGTCCACGTGTACAACGAGCCTAACCTCACGAACGAATGGGACTGGGCCGAATGGGCCAGGCCGGCGCTGGTGGATCGGTTCATGGAGATGCTCATCCCCTGCCTGGAAACGATGAAGGCCGTCGGCATGTACCCCGTGTTCACGCCCCTGAGCCCAGGCGGCAACTACTGGGACACAGTCTTCCTGAAGACGGCCCTGGACTACATCGTGCTCAAGGGCAAAGAGGACCTCTTTGACACCATGGCCGTCGGAATGCACAACTACGTATCCAACAAGCCGCTGGACTGGGGCAAGGGCGGCCCCGCCCGCTGGCCCAACGCCCGTCCCTACTATTGCCCCGAGGGCAGCCAGGACCACGTGGGGTTCTACCTGTTTGAGTGGTACGACGCCATCATCCGCGCCCGTGTCGGGCGGTCGCTGCCCCTCGTCTGCTACGAGAACGGGCCTATCGTCGGCGCGCACGACCATCCCAAGTACCCGCCGGTGGACGAGGCGGCCCATGCCCGCATCGCCGTGGAGATGACGCGGATGCTGATGGACAACGTCGTGCCCGACTACGTGTTCAACAACGCCTTCTGGCTGCTCGCCAATAGCCACGGCAGCCCCTTTGAGGCGCACGCCTGGTACAAGGAGAGCGGTGCGCGCCTGCCCGCAGTCCAGGCGATGAAAGACCTGCCGAAACACGCCCGCCAGACCGCCCAGCCGCACCCTGCCCCCGACCCGGGCGCGCCCCCCCAGGAGCATCCCTTGTACCATTACGTGCTCTGCCCCGTCTGGGAATGGGGCGTCTCGGAATGGTATTGGCGAATGCTGGCTAACTATGTGAAGGCTTTCAAGCCTGTCTGCGGTTTCAGCGTGGACGAGGCGGCCCTCGCCCGCTACGTAACCATCATCGGCAAGCCCCCCGGCGTCTCGTCCGGCGCCGAGGAAAAACTCCGAGCCGCCGGCTGCCGTGTGGAGCGGATCGCGGGGGCCGATGCCGCCGAAACCCAGAAGATTCTGGACCAAATGGCAAGTCAGGGCCGACGCTTCCTCAACTTTGAGGCAAGCCCGGCGTCTTCGTCGCACGAGGGGGAATAGGCCATGAGACGCTATGCGCGGATCGTAGTCTGCGCCCTCAGCCTCCTGGCTCTGGCGCTGTCCGTGGCCGGTTGCGCAGGAGGCGCGCAGCAAAACGTACAGCCCCAGGTGCAGGGCACGGCCACCTGGACCCAGTCCACGGTGTCGGATTTCAAGCAAGGCGTCCTGCAACGTCTCCAGGTTGAGCGCCAGGGGGACGGCGAATTGACCCTCGCCCGCGATACCCAGGGCCAGTACGAGACGGCGGGCGTGTACACATCCCCGCCCTTCGCACCAGGCGCGCCCTTCTCTCTGGCCGTCTGGCAGTGGGAGGCCGACATCCCCGCCGGCACAACCCTGACGCTCGCCGTCCGCACCAGCGCCGACGGCAAAGCGTGGACGGACTGGCAGGAACTGCCCCCCGACGAAGACGTGCGATCCGCCACCGGCGACTGGCCGGGCCACATGTGGTTCGCCCAGGGCGCGCGGTACGCCCAATACCGGCTCCGGTTTACATCCAGCGATGGCAGAGCCACGCCGGTCCTCGCCTCGGTAACCTGGCATTTCGCCAACACCGCGCCTGGCCCCACCGTCCAGGAAGCGATGCAGATGGTCATCCCGCAGGGCGAGGGGCCGGGCGTGCAGCGTCCCGCGATCATCCCGCGCCGCGGCTGGGGAGCCGACGAGAGCCTCATGACCTGGGAGCCGAAGTACGAGAAGCCCGTGAAGATCATCATCCACCACACGGCGACCCCCAACGATCCGAAACAGGACCCCGCCGCCACCGTCCGCGCCGTGTACTACTACCACGCCGTAACCCGCGGCTGGGGCGACATCGGGTACAACTACCTTATTGACCGCCTGGGCAACATCTACGAAGGGCGCAAGGGGGGCGAAGGCGTCGTCGGGGGCCACGACTACGGCTTCAACGAAGGCTCTGTGGGCATCTCCCTCATCGGCGACTTCCAGTCCGAGCCGCCCACCGAAGCGATGATGAACGCGCTGGCCCGCCTGGTGGCCTGGGTCTGCGACCGCTACGGCATTGACCCCACCGGCCGCAGCATCTTCCGCGACCTGGACCTGCCCAACATTGCTGGCCACCGCGAGACCAAATCCACCACCTGCCCGGGCGATCAGGTGCAGAACCGCCTGCCGGCCCTGCGCGAACGCGTCGCCGAGATCATTCACCAGCAGGCCCCCTCCGTGCGGTTCGTGTCGCCGCTGCCCGACCGCGCCCTGTCCGGTCTGCAGACCGTAACTGTCCAAGGGGGAGTCGCCACCTCCGACATCACCCTGTACCTGGACGGCAAGCCGGTGCTGCGGAAAATCGGCACCGCGCTGGAGTACAAATGGGATACAACCGCCACGGCGGACGGCGATCACCTGCTAAAGGCTGTGGCGCACAACGCGCGCGGCGAAGAGGCGTCTCAATCCATGATGGTGCTCGTGGACAACACTCCCCCGCAGGTTACGCTGCTCATCAACAACGGCGCCCCCTACGCGACGCAGCAGACCATCACCTTGACGCTGGAGGTGCTGGACGTGGGAAGCGGCGTGGAAGCCATGCAGGTGGCCCTGGGGGAGAACTTGGCAGCCGCGCCCGCCGAACCCTACCGGCGCGAAGTGGTGCTCACGCTCCCCGACGAGCCTGGACTTCGCACCTACTCGGCGGTCGTAACGGACAAGGCCGGCCTCACATCCAAGCCATCTGTCGCGCAGATATACTACGACCCCAACCCGCCCGGCGGGTGGACGGAAGCGGCGCTGTCCAGCACAGGCGAAATCGCTGTGCGCGTGCGCGATGCCGAAAGCGGACTTGAGCCGGCCAGCGCCTTTGCCGCCTGGTCCACCGACGGCGGCGCCACGTGGAGCGTGTGGCAAGACGTCAGCGTAACGCCCGAAGGACAGGAGGCCACGCTATACGCCCGCGTGCCCGAAGCCGCCACCTCGGTGCGATTCCGCATTGCCGACATGGCCGGCAATCTCGCCGAAAGTCCGGTGTACCTTCTGCCTTGCGGCGAATGCCCGCCCAAGCCGACGCCCGAACCCGCGCCCGCCCCGGACATCGCCGCGCCCGACCTCGTCGTCAGCGCGCTGGAAATCTTCCCGCCACAACCCGAAGCGGGCGAACCCACCCTCTTCCGAGTGCGGGTGCGCAATCAAGGCGATGGCCCCGCGCCCGGATGTTGGGTGCAACTGTACATAGACCCCAGCGTAATACCTTATGTCAACTCCGTCGCCAGCACGTTGGGCGTAGGCCTGCTGTGGTACGTCCCCGACCTGGCCCCCGGCGAAGAGATCACCCTCCTCTCGTCGGAACCGTACCCGCAATTCGGCAACTATGCGGGGAGTCTGGCAAGCGGTATGCACAGCATCTATGTGCTGGCGGACGCTTACCACACCGAAGGCGACACGGGGCTGGTAGCCGAGTCGGACGAGCAGAACAACCTGTTCGGCCCGGTGCAGGTACAGATGAAAGGCTCCAGTCCGTTCCGCTGGTCAACCCTAGAAGAGTGGCTGAGCCGCTGGCTCCACTGGAAACCTTAGCACGCATGGAGGCTGGAATGGCAGACAAACCGACCTATCCCATTCGCATCAAAGTCATCGGCGTCGGCGGAGCGGGCGTCAACGCGGTCAGCCGCATGATCCA is part of the Chloroflexota bacterium genome and harbors:
- a CDS encoding N-acetylmuramoyl-L-alanine amidase → MRRYARIVVCALSLLALALSVAGCAGGAQQNVQPQVQGTATWTQSTVSDFKQGVLQRLQVERQGDGELTLARDTQGQYETAGVYTSPPFAPGAPFSLAVWQWEADIPAGTTLTLAVRTSADGKAWTDWQELPPDEDVRSATGDWPGHMWFAQGARYAQYRLRFTSSDGRATPVLASVTWHFANTAPGPTVQEAMQMVIPQGEGPGVQRPAIIPRRGWGADESLMTWEPKYEKPVKIIIHHTATPNDPKQDPAATVRAVYYYHAVTRGWGDIGYNYLIDRLGNIYEGRKGGEGVVGGHDYGFNEGSVGISLIGDFQSEPPTEAMMNALARLVAWVCDRYGIDPTGRSIFRDLDLPNIAGHRETKSTTCPGDQVQNRLPALRERVAEIIHQQAPSVRFVSPLPDRALSGLQTVTVQGGVATSDITLYLDGKPVLRKIGTALEYKWDTTATADGDHLLKAVAHNARGEEASQSMMVLVDNTPPQVTLLINNGAPYATQQTITLTLEVLDVGSGVEAMQVALGENLAAAPAEPYRREVVLTLPDEPGLRTYSAVVTDKAGLTSKPSVAQIYYDPNPPGGWTEAALSSTGEIAVRVRDAESGLEPASAFAAWSTDGGATWSVWQDVSVTPEGQEATLYARVPEAATSVRFRIADMAGNLAESPVYLLPCGECPPKPTPEPAPAPDIAAPDLVVSALEIFPPQPEAGEPTLFRVRVRNQGDGPAPGCWVQLYIDPSVIPYVNSVASTLGVGLLWYVPDLAPGEEITLLSSEPYPQFGNYAGSLASGMHSIYVLADAYHTEGDTGLVAESDEQNNLFGPVQVQMKGSSPFRWSTLEEWLSRWLHWKP